A genomic region of Methanofollis fontis contains the following coding sequences:
- a CDS encoding ArsR/SmtB family transcription factor has product MADEIVVLEPGDERAQRIAKAMSSQTANDILAALRDGPLSAAEIADRLSIPLTTLKYHVENLADAGIIEVVRTRWSAKGREVKVYGITGRLLIVAPATKDIRSILLKYASLFGIILFASVVIAAIMPLFGAPPPTGGEESRLMAFDNKALGAPQSAAVPQTVNDLVIAFFLGGSSVILLLMIYEVYLYFTYYRRRRMKN; this is encoded by the coding sequence ATGGCTGACGAGATCGTGGTGTTGGAGCCCGGCGATGAACGGGCACAGCGGATCGCAAAGGCGATGTCGAGTCAGACGGCAAACGACATCCTTGCGGCCCTGCGGGATGGTCCCCTGAGCGCGGCCGAGATTGCCGACCGTCTCTCCATCCCCCTCACCACCCTCAAATATCATGTCGAGAACCTTGCTGACGCCGGCATCATCGAGGTCGTCAGGACGCGCTGGAGCGCGAAAGGGCGCGAAGTCAAGGTCTACGGGATCACCGGGCGCCTCCTGATCGTCGCCCCGGCGACGAAGGACATCAGATCGATCCTCCTGAAGTATGCCTCTCTCTTCGGCATCATCCTGTTTGCAAGCGTCGTGATTGCGGCAATCATGCCGCTCTTTGGCGCCCCGCCCCCCACAGGCGGGGAGGAATCCCGCCTGATGGCCTTCGACAACAAGGCTCTGGGCGCCCCCCAGTCCGCCGCCGTCCCGCAGACGGTCAACGATCTTGTCATCGCCTTCTTCCTGGGCGGCAGCAGCGTGATCCTGCTGCTGATGATCTATGAGGTCTATCTCTATTTCACCTATTACCGCCGGCGGCGGATGAAAAACTGA
- a CDS encoding NADH-quinone oxidoreductase subunit C, whose amino-acid sequence MIPKEQPLSICTLDDLQAQVQSYYDRGYRLVQMSCTKVDEGFEISYCFDLDWQFETIRIIIPPGTVVPSISGIYGGAFIYENEMHDFFGVEVSGMNIDYNGNLLKTAVKYPFSNVTFKGVEKCQKK is encoded by the coding sequence ATGATACCAAAAGAGCAGCCCCTGAGCATCTGCACCCTCGACGATTTGCAGGCGCAGGTGCAGTCATACTATGACCGGGGCTACCGTCTCGTCCAGATGAGCTGCACGAAGGTTGACGAGGGCTTTGAGATCAGCTACTGTTTCGATCTCGACTGGCAGTTCGAGACTATCAGGATCATCATCCCGCCCGGCACCGTCGTCCCGAGCATATCAGGGATCTATGGGGGTGCGTTCATCTATGAGAACGAGATGCACGACTTCTTCGGTGTGGAGGTCAGCGGCATGAATATCGACTATAACGGGAACCTGCTGAAAACGGCGGTGAAGTATCCGTTCAGCAATGTCACCTTCAAGGGGGTGGAGAAATGTCAAAAGAAATAG
- a CDS encoding glycosyltransferase family 4 protein yields MKVNFFVEDMLFFKYIGCSTLARMLCRKLRENGYLDLSWNSLSHDHDLVHYHTFGPLALMNKRYSRGVKILTAHSTPRLNEGNLAFSETVNHFYPGIYQGFDHIITISGPNEREVREMAPEVPTTLIPNGVDRNRFRPDAEKRASFRRHYGIGEEERVVLTVAQQTPRKGIYDFIELSKEHPDIRFVWVGGFPYGSFSKDYRRIEEEKSGCGTNVVFTGFVEDITAAYCSADLFFMPSFAEGLPMVILESMASGIPVLARTIPEFIENFDGAALFFENLDQAGAIVEDEPLIRQHAALSRPFTERFDIGRVADLHVHLYQELIP; encoded by the coding sequence ATGAAGGTGAACTTTTTTGTCGAGGATATGCTTTTTTTCAAGTATATCGGCTGTTCCACCCTCGCCCGAATGCTCTGCCGGAAACTGAGGGAGAACGGGTATCTGGACCTCTCCTGGAACTCGCTCTCCCATGACCATGATCTCGTCCACTACCATACCTTCGGCCCCCTGGCCCTGATGAACAAGAGGTACAGCCGCGGGGTCAAGATCCTCACCGCCCATTCCACTCCTCGCCTCAATGAAGGCAACCTGGCCTTTTCCGAGACGGTCAATCACTTTTATCCGGGTATCTATCAGGGATTCGACCACATCATCACCATATCCGGGCCCAATGAGCGGGAAGTGCGCGAGATGGCCCCTGAGGTGCCGACGACCCTCATCCCGAACGGCGTGGACCGCAACCGTTTCAGGCCGGACGCCGAAAAGCGGGCGTCGTTTCGCAGACACTACGGCATCGGCGAGGAGGAGCGGGTGGTGCTTACCGTCGCCCAGCAGACCCCCAGGAAGGGTATCTACGATTTCATCGAGCTCTCAAAGGAGCATCCCGATATCAGGTTTGTCTGGGTTGGTGGGTTCCCGTACGGCTCCTTCTCCAAGGACTACAGGAGGATCGAGGAGGAGAAGAGCGGATGCGGCACAAACGTCGTTTTCACCGGTTTTGTCGAGGACATCACGGCCGCTTACTGCAGCGCCGACCTCTTCTTCATGCCCTCCTTTGCCGAGGGGCTGCCCATGGTCATCCTGGAATCGATGGCGAGCGGCATCCCGGTGCTCGCCCGCACCATCCCTGAATTTATCGAGAACTTCGACGGTGCCGCACTCTTCTTTGAAAATCTCGATCAGGCCGGTGCGATCGTGGAGGATGAACCCCTCATCAGGCAGCATGCCGCCCTCTCCCGCCCCTTCACCGAGCGCTTCGATATCGGGAGAGTGGCCGACCTGCATGTGCATCTCTATCAGGAGCTGATCCCGTGA
- a CDS encoding NADH-quinone oxidoreductase subunit B family protein has product MAYLKKSPWLLHYDASSCNGCDIEVLACLTPLYDVERFGIINTGNPKHADVLVITGGINELNRQVVRNIYNQMPEPRVVVAVGICASSGGVFRECYNIAGGVDQVIPVDVYVPGCAARPESIIDGIVQALGILEEKRTKMKEQEAQR; this is encoded by the coding sequence ATGGCATATCTGAAGAAATCACCGTGGCTGCTGCATTATGATGCATCCAGCTGCAATGGCTGCGACATTGAGGTGCTCGCATGCCTCACCCCGCTCTACGATGTGGAGCGCTTCGGCATCATCAACACCGGCAATCCGAAGCATGCCGACGTGCTGGTGATCACCGGTGGGATCAACGAGCTGAACCGGCAGGTGGTCAGGAACATCTATAACCAGATGCCTGAACCGCGGGTGGTCGTGGCGGTCGGCATATGCGCCTCCTCGGGCGGCGTGTTCAGGGAATGCTACAATATCGCAGGGGGCGTCGACCAGGTGATACCGGTCGATGTCTATGTGCCGGGGTGCGCGGCGCGGCCCGAGTCGATCATCGACGGGATCGTGCAGGCGCTCGGCATCCTTGAGGAAAAACGAACGAAGATGAAAGAACAGGAGGCACAGAGATGA
- a CDS encoding hydrogenase large subunit codes for MSKEIVVPFGPQHPVLPEPIHLDLVIEDEKVKEALPSIGYIHRGLETLVEKREYPEYVYIAERICGICSFIHGSTYCQGVEAVMNVEIPERAEFLRVIWSEYSRMHSHLLWLGLFADGMGFENLFMDAWRLREFILDELEATTGGRVIQGTAKVGGVRRDIDSEKLDNMAAGLEGIRGEFSAMADVFLNDSSVKSRLCGVGMLSKEDAYELGAVGPVIRGSGVASDVRMDGYAAYDRLHFKPVVEESCDCYARCAVRVKELFTSIDLVKEAVQKIPDGPIEVKVTGKPDGEYFARAEQPRGEVVHYVKGNGTRNLARHRVRTPTITNIPPMVKMLEGCDLADVPVIVLSIDPCIGCCER; via the coding sequence ATGTCAAAAGAAATAGTCGTGCCCTTCGGCCCCCAGCACCCGGTGCTCCCCGAACCGATCCACCTGGACCTGGTCATCGAGGACGAGAAGGTCAAGGAGGCCCTGCCGTCCATCGGCTATATCCACCGCGGCCTCGAGACCCTGGTCGAGAAGCGGGAGTATCCGGAATACGTCTATATCGCCGAGCGGATCTGCGGGATCTGCAGCTTCATCCACGGTTCGACCTACTGCCAGGGTGTCGAGGCGGTGATGAACGTCGAGATCCCGGAGCGGGCGGAGTTTCTGCGGGTGATCTGGTCGGAATACTCCAGGATGCACTCCCACCTGCTCTGGCTCGGGCTCTTCGCCGATGGTATGGGCTTTGAGAATCTGTTCATGGACGCCTGGCGTCTCCGGGAGTTTATCCTGGACGAACTCGAGGCGACGACCGGCGGGCGCGTCATTCAGGGCACCGCCAAGGTCGGCGGCGTGAGGCGCGATATCGATTCCGAGAAACTGGACAATATGGCCGCCGGGCTGGAGGGGATCCGGGGCGAGTTCTCGGCGATGGCCGATGTCTTCCTCAACGACTCCTCGGTGAAGTCCCGTCTCTGTGGTGTGGGGATGCTCTCGAAGGAGGATGCCTACGAACTCGGCGCCGTCGGACCGGTGATCCGGGGGAGCGGCGTGGCCTCGGACGTGCGCATGGACGGGTATGCCGCCTACGACCGCCTCCATTTCAAGCCAGTGGTCGAGGAGAGTTGCGACTGTTATGCCCGCTGTGCGGTGCGGGTGAAGGAGCTCTTCACCTCGATCGACCTGGTGAAGGAGGCGGTGCAGAAGATTCCGGACGGCCCCATAGAGGTAAAGGTGACCGGGAAACCGGACGGGGAGTATTTCGCCCGCGCCGAACAGCCGCGCGGCGAGGTGGTCCACTATGTGAAGGGGAACGGCACCCGCAACCTCGCCCGCCACCGGGTGCGCACACCCACGATAACGAACATCCCGCCGATGGTGAAGATGCTGGAGGGCTGTGACCTCGCTGATGTGCCGGTGATCGTGCTCTCGATCGACCCCTGCATCGGCTGCTGTGAGAGGTGA
- the hisH gene encoding imidazole glycerol phosphate synthase subunit HisH, with protein MKTTVIIDYGLGNLRSVQRGLEKAGASAVISRDLQEIAAAESLVLPGVGAFRDGMEMLGPLGESIRAAVHDGVPVIGICLGMQMLMETSDEGGLQAGLGLVPGDVRRFPRLPGMKVPHMGWNTLSIREDEPLFEGIPDGSYVYFVHSYYASAAPEYTMTTTEYICPFASSVRNGSVYGVQFHPEKSGAVGLHLLKNFIDLV; from the coding sequence ATGAAGACGACAGTTATAATTGATTACGGCCTCGGGAACCTGAGGAGTGTCCAGCGCGGCCTCGAAAAGGCCGGTGCCAGCGCCGTGATCTCACGGGACCTCCAGGAGATCGCCGCCGCCGAGAGTCTGGTCCTGCCGGGCGTCGGGGCATTCAGGGACGGCATGGAGATGCTCGGACCGCTCGGGGAGAGCATCAGGGCGGCGGTGCACGACGGCGTGCCGGTGATCGGCATCTGCCTCGGGATGCAGATGCTGATGGAGACCTCTGACGAGGGGGGCCTGCAGGCAGGACTCGGGCTTGTGCCGGGAGACGTACGCCGTTTCCCGCGCCTGCCCGGCATGAAGGTGCCGCATATGGGCTGGAACACCCTCTCAATCAGGGAGGACGAACCCCTCTTTGAGGGGATCCCCGACGGGTCGTACGTCTATTTCGTCCATTCCTACTATGCCTCCGCCGCCCCCGAATACACGATGACCACGACCGAGTACATCTGTCCCTTCGCCTCGTCGGTGCGGAACGGATCGGTCTACGGGGTCCAGTTCCACCCGGAGAAGAGCGGGGCGGTGGGGCTGCACCTCCTGAAGAACTTCATCGATCTGGTCTGA
- a CDS encoding protoporphyrinogen/coproporphyrinogen oxidase: MKTAILGGGLTGVTLARLLSERGEEVVVLEAGTEYGGLCRSRIAGGFTFDTGGSHIIFSRDEEVLSFMKGVLGQNRTERHRTTKIFYKGRYVKYPFENGLSDLPDEDRFFCINEFIHNLIAVEKGEVDAPGNFRDWIYATFGRGIAECYMVPYNRKIWNCPPEEMSAHWMEGRVPRPPVEDVIRSAIGIETEGYTHQSVFSYPQEGGIEALVQAIAAPIEDSIRTGFTVRSVRRMDGGWVIGNGEEEVRADRCISTIPLQSLLPCLAGVPDEVSRACSALRYNSVACVCIGIRGEVPPYSWVYVPSEEIGEFNRISFPSGYSDTNAPAGCTSVLAEITYREGDPAETMSDQALIDHTIQGLIRMGVLGDQEEVVHTAVERQQYAYVIYDTAYLENIRVVREWCRDEGIDLVGRFSEFEYLNMDGCIRHALDYVGASR, from the coding sequence GTGAAAACGGCGATACTGGGCGGCGGGCTGACCGGAGTGACCCTTGCACGCCTGCTCTCTGAACGGGGCGAGGAAGTGGTGGTCCTCGAGGCCGGCACAGAATACGGCGGTCTCTGCCGGTCCCGGATCGCCGGCGGCTTCACCTTCGACACCGGCGGATCGCATATCATCTTCTCCAGGGACGAGGAGGTGCTCTCCTTCATGAAGGGGGTGCTCGGGCAGAACCGGACCGAACGCCACCGTACGACGAAGATCTTCTATAAGGGGAGGTATGTGAAGTACCCGTTTGAAAACGGCCTCTCCGATCTGCCCGACGAGGACCGCTTCTTCTGCATCAACGAGTTCATTCACAACCTCATCGCCGTCGAGAAGGGCGAGGTCGACGCACCCGGCAACTTCAGAGACTGGATCTATGCCACCTTTGGCCGCGGCATTGCCGAGTGCTATATGGTGCCCTACAACCGGAAGATCTGGAACTGCCCCCCCGAGGAGATGTCGGCGCACTGGATGGAGGGACGGGTGCCGCGTCCGCCGGTGGAGGACGTGATCCGCTCTGCCATCGGGATCGAGACCGAGGGCTACACCCATCAATCGGTCTTTTCCTATCCGCAGGAGGGGGGTATCGAGGCGCTTGTCCAGGCGATCGCCGCACCCATCGAGGACTCTATCCGGACCGGCTTCACGGTCCGCTCGGTCAGGAGAATGGACGGGGGATGGGTCATCGGGAACGGTGAGGAGGAGGTCAGGGCCGACCGGTGCATCAGCACCATCCCCCTGCAGTCGCTCCTCCCCTGCCTTGCCGGTGTACCGGATGAGGTTTCCCGCGCCTGCTCTGCGCTCCGCTACAACTCGGTCGCCTGTGTCTGCATCGGCATCAGGGGAGAGGTGCCGCCGTATTCGTGGGTCTATGTCCCCTCAGAGGAGATCGGGGAGTTCAACCGCATCTCGTTCCCATCTGGATACAGCGACACAAACGCCCCTGCGGGATGCACATCGGTGCTTGCCGAGATCACCTACCGGGAGGGCGATCCCGCCGAGACCATGAGCGATCAGGCCCTCATCGACCACACCATCCAGGGGCTGATCCGGATGGGGGTGCTCGGGGATCAGGAAGAGGTCGTGCACACCGCCGTCGAGAGGCAGCAGTATGCCTATGTCATCTATGACACCGCCTACCTGGAGAACATCCGGGTCGTCAGGGAATGGTGTCGGGATGAGGGGATCGACCTTGTCGGCCGGTTTTCGGAATTTGAGTACCTGAACATGGACGGATGTATCCGCCATGCCCTTGATTACGTCGGTGCGTCGAGATGA
- a CDS encoding 4Fe-4S binding protein, whose translation MAYFEMAKTVVKSVIRGPATIRYPAEPAKKTPISRGHVTIDPSRCISCGMCMRKCPADAICVVREEKTWEIDRLRCHVCNCCVEVCPVHCLTMETEYTPAVTVHEGRELVHITYVKPERPPKKEESS comes from the coding sequence ATGGCATACTTTGAGATGGCAAAGACGGTGGTGAAATCGGTCATCCGCGGACCGGCGACCATCCGCTACCCTGCGGAACCCGCAAAGAAGACCCCGATCTCCCGCGGGCATGTGACAATCGACCCCTCCCGCTGCATCTCCTGCGGGATGTGCATGCGCAAGTGCCCGGCGGACGCCATCTGCGTCGTCCGCGAGGAGAAGACCTGGGAGATCGACCGTCTCCGCTGTCATGTCTGCAACTGCTGCGTGGAGGTCTGCCCGGTCCACTGCCTGACGATGGAGACCGAATACACCCCGGCCGTCACCGTCCACGAGGGGCGCGAGCTGGTGCATATCACCTATGTGAAGCCCGAACGTCCCCCAAAGAAAGAAGAGTCGTCCTGA
- a CDS encoding NADH-quinone oxidoreductase subunit 5 family protein, protein MASVWLLATSYARGAVYYAVPFEPTAQVMFAIEMGIALLLLYLGFRFKQYLAVLLVLVQSAMMLVYEFTMSHGMEPVNNLFCDQFSIIMALIIGIIGSLIALYATRYMDTYHGHHPEVRDRRRFFFFVTFVFLAAMFGLVFSNNLSWIFFFWEITTLASFLLIGYSESEEATNNAFLALKMNLLGGIAFAGAIIYLASVDPSGGLLQLDTLITSGQAAAIVPAVLIAFAGLTKSAQMPFSSWLVGAMVAPTPVSALLHSSTMVKAGVYIIVRFSPVFLGSLAGLAIGFVGAVTFLVASAIAISQSNAKKVLAYSTIANLGLIVACASVGTPQLVWAAIMLIIFHAVAKSLLFLCVGTVEHRTGSRDIEDMDGLIVRLPRIAVMMFIGMAGMFLAPFGMLISKWAAIEGFINTPFGLVFVTILAFGGALTVFFWTKWMGKIIAVTPFGESLESTISRQKWVVLSCLTALTVIAALFFPLISGALIEPYLLDVFGATARLAQDNIIIMALMISLLLVLPFSLLFYAKDGKRMPAYMGGREVTPDLHFTGSAGIERIMTTRNYYFADLFGEKKMLRVGDPLCILLILLAVAILAGAIL, encoded by the coding sequence GTGGCATCTGTCTGGCTCCTTGCCACCTCGTATGCACGGGGGGCGGTCTATTATGCCGTCCCCTTTGAGCCCACGGCTCAGGTGATGTTCGCCATCGAGATGGGTATCGCACTCCTGCTTCTGTACCTCGGATTCAGGTTCAAACAATATCTCGCTGTTCTGCTTGTCCTTGTGCAATCGGCGATGATGCTGGTGTACGAGTTCACCATGTCGCATGGGATGGAACCGGTCAACAACCTCTTCTGTGACCAGTTCTCCATCATCATGGCCCTGATCATCGGGATCATCGGGAGCCTCATCGCCCTGTATGCGACACGGTATATGGACACCTACCACGGTCATCATCCCGAGGTGCGTGACCGGCGGCGGTTCTTCTTCTTCGTCACCTTTGTCTTCCTTGCAGCGATGTTCGGGCTCGTCTTCTCGAACAATCTCTCATGGATCTTCTTCTTCTGGGAGATCACGACACTGGCATCCTTCCTGCTCATCGGCTACTCCGAGAGTGAGGAAGCCACGAACAATGCCTTCCTGGCGCTGAAGATGAACCTCCTCGGCGGCATCGCCTTTGCGGGTGCAATTATCTATCTCGCATCGGTTGATCCCTCCGGCGGTCTCCTCCAGCTTGACACCCTCATTACCTCCGGTCAGGCGGCGGCGATTGTACCGGCGGTGCTGATCGCCTTTGCGGGCCTGACCAAATCGGCGCAGATGCCCTTCTCCTCATGGCTTGTGGGGGCGATGGTGGCACCGACACCTGTCTCTGCCCTGCTCCACTCCAGCACCATGGTCAAGGCCGGTGTCTACATCATCGTGCGTTTTTCCCCGGTGTTCCTGGGCTCTCTTGCTGGTCTGGCCATTGGATTCGTCGGCGCCGTGACCTTCCTTGTGGCCTCGGCCATCGCCATTTCGCAGAGCAATGCCAAGAAGGTGCTCGCCTACTCGACCATCGCCAACCTCGGGCTCATCGTTGCATGCGCCAGCGTCGGGACGCCCCAGCTGGTCTGGGCCGCCATCATGCTCATCATCTTCCATGCCGTCGCCAAGTCCCTTCTCTTCCTCTGTGTCGGAACGGTCGAGCACCGCACCGGCAGCAGGGACATCGAGGACATGGACGGGCTGATTGTCCGTCTGCCGCGTATCGCCGTGATGATGTTCATCGGCATGGCCGGCATGTTCCTCGCACCCTTCGGCATGCTGATCTCCAAGTGGGCGGCGATCGAGGGGTTCATCAACACGCCCTTTGGTCTGGTCTTCGTCACCATCCTGGCCTTCGGTGGTGCGTTGACGGTCTTTTTCTGGACAAAATGGATGGGTAAGATCATCGCCGTCACCCCCTTCGGGGAAAGCCTCGAGAGCACCATTTCCAGGCAGAAATGGGTCGTCCTCTCATGTCTGACGGCCCTGACCGTGATTGCCGCCCTGTTCTTCCCGCTGATCTCAGGGGCGCTCATCGAGCCCTATCTCCTCGATGTCTTCGGGGCGACGGCGCGGCTTGCCCAGGACAACATCATCATCATGGCCCTGATGATCTCCCTTCTGCTGGTGCTGCCGTTTTCCCTGCTCTTCTATGCAAAGGACGGCAAACGGATGCCGGCATATATGGGCGGGCGTGAGGTGACGCCCGACCTGCATTTCACCGGTTCGGCCGGGATTGAACGGATAATGACCACGCGGAACTACTATTTCGCCGATCTCTTCGGCGAGAAGAAGATGCTCAGGGTAGGGGATCCGCTCTGCATCCTCTTGATCCTGCTTGCTGTAGCGATCCTTGCGGGGGCGATACTATGA
- a CDS encoding glycosyltransferase, producing the protein MISVIVPTYNEEENIASCLESLCNQTLPRTAYEIIVVDGNSKDGSREIAAKYADQVFVQTSKKVGGARNDGAMAAKGEIIATTDADCYLPPDWLERIERDFADHPDAVQIYGLVFPKEKGIKNMLSLWAANLFSRLGYWTHSVYYTLGCNTAFRREAFMEIGMYHTIDAGDDLEIARRARRVGRVVLDTRLKVGFSMRRYEQFGTLKSLWEWIYIVVKGGESDKYSYSKREYK; encoded by the coding sequence GTGATATCGGTCATTGTCCCGACCTACAACGAGGAGGAGAACATCGCCTCCTGCCTGGAGTCGCTCTGCAACCAGACCCTCCCCCGTACTGCCTACGAGATCATCGTCGTGGACGGCAACTCAAAGGATGGGTCGCGTGAGATTGCGGCGAAATATGCCGATCAGGTCTTTGTCCAGACGAGCAAAAAGGTCGGGGGAGCGAGAAACGACGGTGCCATGGCGGCGAAGGGCGAGATCATCGCCACCACCGATGCCGACTGTTACCTCCCCCCCGATTGGCTGGAGCGGATCGAGCGGGACTTTGCCGATCACCCCGATGCCGTCCAGATCTATGGCCTGGTCTTCCCGAAGGAGAAGGGGATCAAGAACATGCTCTCACTCTGGGCGGCAAATCTCTTCTCCCGCCTGGGCTACTGGACGCACTCGGTCTATTACACCCTGGGCTGCAACACCGCCTTCAGGCGTGAGGCCTTCATGGAGATCGGGATGTACCATACCATCGATGCCGGTGACGACCTGGAGATCGCCCGGCGGGCCCGTCGTGTCGGGAGGGTGGTGCTCGACACCCGGCTGAAAGTCGGTTTTTCCATGCGCCGTTATGAACAGTTCGGCACCCTGAAATCGCTCTGGGAATGGATCTATATCGTGGTGAAGGGCGGCGAATCAGACAAATACTCGTACTCGAAGCGTGAATATAAGTAA
- a CDS encoding respiratory chain complex I subunit 1 family protein: MMSILNALVYLILAPVLGGLVAGIDRKITARMQGRVGPPILQPFYDVAKLFEKEDVTVTPSQNYYILSYLVFMAVTGALFFAGGDMLLVIFAFTLAHVFIVLGAYAAYSPYSYLGAERELIALMAYEPMIILTAVGLYLVTGSFYVSDIAASTVPVILYLPGVFLGFLTVLTIKLRKSPFDISTSHHAHQELVKGLTTEFSGATLGKIEIAHWYETVVMLGIVYLFFGFNPLLAIIVIALVYLLEIFIDNTFSRMKWEMTMKSGWGAAAILGFLNLAVLYYFYLGV; the protein is encoded by the coding sequence ATGATGTCCATTCTGAACGCCCTGGTCTACCTGATCCTGGCACCCGTTCTCGGCGGTCTGGTCGCCGGGATCGACCGGAAGATCACCGCCCGCATGCAGGGCCGGGTCGGTCCGCCCATCCTGCAGCCCTTCTATGATGTGGCAAAGCTCTTCGAGAAGGAGGATGTGACGGTCACGCCCTCGCAGAACTACTACATCCTCTCGTACCTCGTGTTCATGGCGGTGACGGGCGCCCTCTTCTTTGCCGGAGGGGACATGCTGCTCGTGATCTTCGCCTTCACCCTGGCACATGTCTTCATCGTGCTCGGGGCCTATGCCGCCTACTCCCCCTACAGTTATCTGGGGGCGGAGCGCGAGCTGATCGCCCTGATGGCCTATGAACCGATGATCATCCTCACGGCGGTGGGGCTGTACCTGGTCACCGGGAGTTTCTATGTGAGCGATATCGCTGCATCGACGGTGCCGGTGATCCTCTACCTCCCAGGTGTCTTCCTGGGATTCCTGACGGTGCTGACCATCAAACTGAGAAAGTCGCCCTTCGACATCTCGACCTCGCACCATGCCCACCAGGAGCTGGTGAAGGGGTTGACCACCGAGTTCTCGGGTGCGACGCTCGGCAAGATCGAGATCGCCCACTGGTACGAGACCGTGGTGATGCTGGGGATCGTTTACCTGTTCTTCGGGTTCAATCCGCTGCTGGCGATCATCGTCATCGCGCTCGTCTATCTCCTGGAGATCTTCATCGACAACACCTTCTCCAGGATGAAGTGGGAGATGACCATGAAGAGCGGGTGGGGAGCTGCCGCAATCCTCGGGTTCCTTAACCTGGCAGTTCTGTACTACTTCTATCTGGGGGTGTGA
- a CDS encoding phosphoadenosine phosphosulfate reductase domain-containing protein: MRPSYLGKIQLNWCDSCHTPVLGGECACGAKTRPVAITPPGDARPAFRADIDLVNAIFEEHFGAPLIPEGHCALMNKVPDPDRMEEIILGGSVVAAIRYLPDLERWDPLPRPSAARYLRPNKRYVIADDGAVDSIRTGKSLLAPGLVAIDDWVRAGDEVFILDRTGGCIGVGRAKVDAAAAREMERGQIVRTRKNTASDAVPGPASWDDAVRANTQILDTYEGASIDFIHKVRESHPGFPVNVSYSGGKDSLATLLLVHRALGPVPILYADTGLEFPETEENVRAVAEHYGLEVVRAETKDEFWEHFSREGPPAVNARWCCRVAKLEPVGRIIRERWGESLSFIGQRKYESLSRKNSPRIWRNRVVKSQVSAAPIQHWTALHVWLSIFREGVPYNVLYEQGLDRIGCFMCPSSDRAVLKRIKETYPSLWAEWEGRLRSWQEQNGLPPEWIDGDGWRRRESGTDEDDSYN, from the coding sequence ATGCGTCCATCATACCTCGGGAAGATCCAGTTGAACTGGTGCGATTCCTGCCATACGCCGGTTCTCGGCGGCGAATGCGCCTGCGGGGCGAAGACGCGCCCGGTGGCGATCACCCCCCCCGGGGATGCGAGGCCCGCCTTTCGTGCCGACATCGACCTTGTGAACGCCATCTTTGAAGAGCATTTTGGCGCCCCCCTCATCCCGGAAGGGCACTGCGCTCTCATGAACAAGGTGCCGGATCCGGACCGGATGGAGGAGATCATCCTGGGCGGATCAGTCGTGGCGGCGATCCGCTATCTGCCGGATCTGGAGCGGTGGGATCCCCTCCCCCGACCGTCGGCGGCGCGCTATCTCCGCCCGAACAAGCGCTATGTGATTGCCGACGACGGGGCGGTGGATTCGATCCGCACCGGCAAAAGCCTGCTTGCACCCGGACTGGTGGCGATCGACGACTGGGTGCGTGCCGGCGATGAGGTCTTCATACTGGACCGGACCGGCGGGTGCATCGGCGTCGGTCGCGCAAAGGTGGACGCCGCCGCTGCGCGGGAGATGGAGCGCGGCCAGATCGTCAGGACACGCAAAAACACCGCATCCGATGCGGTGCCGGGCCCAGCCTCATGGGACGACGCCGTGCGGGCCAATACACAGATCCTTGACACCTATGAAGGAGCCTCGATCGATTTTATCCATAAGGTGCGGGAGAGTCATCCCGGTTTCCCGGTGAACGTCTCCTATTCCGGCGGAAAGGACAGCCTTGCAACCCTGCTCCTCGTCCACAGGGCGCTCGGCCCGGTCCCCATCCTGTATGCGGATACGGGTCTTGAGTTCCCGGAGACCGAGGAGAACGTCCGGGCCGTTGCAGAGCACTACGGGCTGGAGGTGGTGCGGGCCGAGACAAAAGACGAATTCTGGGAGCATTTCAGCAGGGAGGGACCCCCCGCCGTGAACGCCCGCTGGTGCTGCCGGGTGGCGAAACTCGAGCCCGTCGGGAGGATCATCAGGGAGCGGTGGGGCGAATCGCTCTCATTTATCGGGCAGCGGAAGTACGAGTCCCTATCGAGGAAGAACAGCCCGCGCATCTGGCGGAACCGGGTGGTGAAAAGCCAGGTCTCGGCCGCACCGATCCAGCACTGGACCGCGCTCCATGTCTGGCTCAGCATCTTCAGAGAGGGGGTCCCCTACAACGTCCTCTACGAGCAGGGGCTGGACCGGATCGGATGCTTTATGTGCCCGTCCAGCGACCGCGCGGTGCTGAAACGGATCAAAGAGACCTACCCGTCGCTCTGGGCGGAGTGGGAGGGGCGTCTGCGGTCGTGGCAGGAGCAGAACGGACTGCCCCCCGAATGGATCGATGGGGACGGGTGGAGACGCAGGGAGTCTGGAACAGATGAAGACGACAGTTATAATTGA